In Lactuca sativa cultivar Salinas chromosome 5, Lsat_Salinas_v11, whole genome shotgun sequence, the DNA window CAATGGGAGGGAAGGAGGTGCTCAGATAACAACATAATTTCCAATACTTGTGGCTGTGAAAAGGGACATCATGGCTTTGGCAAATAAATATGATGATTTTAATATCATCAATCATTTTAGATTAGTTGGGATTTACAAGAAGTGTAATTCCCATGGTAGAGTCAGTGTGGTTCAATAAAACAAGGTTAAGTTTTCCTAGTTGGGCTTTTCAGAGGACCTATGTCCTGTGAGTCGGTGTCACCAGGCCTTGGGTTGTGCCATTTCACATACGAATTAATTCACAACTACAAGGATTAACCGTAATTGTATTTAGTGGTGTTTGAGAGTTcaaaaagttttttaaaaaaaaaaaatggctTCTCCGACAAAAAGCCAGAAATTTTTGGCTTTTCCAAAATGCCAATAAGGAGTTTGAAAAGACGCCATTAGAGAGGTGCATAAATATTGGTTTTTGGAAGTGAAAAACCCGGGAAAAGAAAACCAACGGTTTGGTCTGCTTTGTGCAGCTCTAGTTGTATTGTAGAGGTGCAGAGTTAGAGGTCAATTTATAGCATTTGAATAAAAACATGGACCATCCTTACCCAAAACAAACTGTCTCTgagaaacaaataaaataatagtaTCTGATTTTATAGAGTTGAGAAGCCGGTAAGTGGTTAAGTTTTTGTTAATGATGCCAAATTGAGAGTTAATACATGTAGTGtagtttttataaaagaaatgtaGCAGCAGATCAGATCTGCAAGTCTGTTGTCCAGGTTCCTTGTACGCTGGGGTGTTTGGTGACATGTCTGGTCTTGAGCTTCACCACCTTTCTTCCAAGTGAATTTCTAAGCCTGGTTGCACACAGCAGCACTTCTTCTGGACTCATGTTCATCACAGATACAACCCGCTCATTCTTGTTCTCTAACCAAATAATATCATTTAATCATCTTCATAAATCACATTCATATCTAATCTAATAGAGTCAGAAGCCCATCTTACTGTATGCTCCCTTCAGAAATGGATGTTGACCTCGGCTAAGCTCCGTAACCACCTCTAGCTGAGGATTGCTTTCTTTAAATGCTGCCAACTGCGACTCCATAAATGCCCTACACAATCATAATCCATAAATGAACTACATTCATTATGGGAAAAATAGACTACATACCTAATCCCCCTGCTAC includes these proteins:
- the LOC111917939 gene encoding 54S ribosomal protein L51, mitochondrial — encoded protein: MSQRGVWQLRKLTVSYCNWGGSSRGIRAFMESQLAAFKESNPQLEVVTELSRGQHPFLKGAYKNKNERVVSVMNMSPEEVLLCATRLRNSLGRKVVKLKTRHVTKHPSVQGTWTTDLQI